The Corylus avellana chromosome ca8, CavTom2PMs-1.0 genome has a segment encoding these proteins:
- the LOC132189668 gene encoding zinc finger protein ZAT10-like codes for MALEALNSPTAAGPSFHFDDANVRSLDSWTKRKRSKRPRFENAPTEEEYLALCLIMLARGGGATTSTATATEQRHNSPIRHMATQAAVPEAAKLLYKCSVCDKAFSSYQALGGHKASHRKHAAAAGDDQSTSSTTSTTATASHSGSGKVHECSICHKSFPTGQALGGHKRCHYEGGSGGGSSVVTTSEGVGSTHTQTQTHSHNNNLLPQRNFDLNLPALPEFSPKIFISGEDEVESPHPAKKPRFVTPPKIEIC; via the coding sequence ATGGCTCTTGAAGCTCTCAACTCTCCGACCGCAGCCGGCCCTTCGTTCCACTTCGACGACGCCAACGTTCGCAGCCTGGACTCATGGACAAAGCGCAAGCGTTCAAAGCGTCCCCGTTTTGAGAACGCTCCCACCGAGGAAGAGTACCTTGCTCTCTGCCTAATCATGCTAGCACGTGGTGGCGGAGCAACCACCTCCACCGCCACCGCTACCGAACAGCGCCACAACTCTCCTATTCGTCATATGGCGACCCAGGCGGCGGTACCGGAGGCAGCCAAGCTTCTCTACAAGTGCTCTGTTTGCGACAAGGCCTTCTCCTCTTACCAGGCGCTCGGTGGACACAAGGCCAGCCACCGAAAGCACGCCGCCGCCGCCGGCGACGACCAGTCAACCTCCTCCACCACTtccaccaccgccaccgcctCCCACAGCGGCAGTGGTAAGGTCCACGAGTGCTCCATCTGCCACAAGTCCTTCCCTACAGGACAGGCCTTGGGCGGACACAAGCGTTGTCACTACGAAGGCGGCAGCGGCGGCGGGAGCAGCGTCGTAACAACCTCAGAAGGCGTAGGTTCCACCCACACCCAGACCCAGACCCACAGCCACAACAACAACCTCCTTCCCCAGCGGAACTTCGACCTGAACCTTCCTGCCTTGCCGGAGTTCTCGCCTAAAATCTTCATCTCCGGGGAAGACGAAGTCGAGAGCCCTCATCCAGCGAAGAAGCCCCGCTTCGTGACGCCACCGAAGATCGAAATCTGTTAA
- the LOC132190257 gene encoding adenine phosphoribosyltransferase 1-like: protein MQKASLLFSSNSLAPLPCTSRRPLVPPFRRFLASPCAQLSLTRSQSCRFAALSPPLRCNATGSVKRQEMASQDAQEGQDGRVARIASAIRVIPDFPKPGIMFQDITTLLLDTKAFRDTIDLFVERYKDKDISVVAGIEARGFIFGPPIALAIGAKFVPMRKPNKLPGEVISEEYSLEYGTDTMEMHVGAVQAGERALVIDDLIATGGTLCAALRLLERVGVHVVECACVIELPELKGRDRLGDKPLFVLVNAA, encoded by the exons ATGCAAAAAGCCTCACTTCTCTTCTCCTCAAACTCACTCGCTCCGTTGCCATGCACCTCCCGCCGGCCACTCGTCCCTCCTTTCCGACGGTTCCTGGCTTCCCCTTGCGCCCAATTATCACTCACCCGCTCGCAGAGCTGCCGTTTCGCCGCTCTCTCCCCTCCTCTGCGCTGCAATG CGACTGGCTCGGTGAAACGACAAGAAATGGCTTCTCAGGATGCCCAAGAGGGCCAAGATGGTCGCGTAGCGAGAATTGCCTCGGCCATCCGAGTCATCCCAGACTTTCCTAAGCCAG GGATTATGTTCCAAGATATAACCACCTTGCTTCTTGATACCAAGGCATTCAGGGACACTATTGATTTGTTTGTTGAGAGGTACAAAGACAAAGACATCTCTGTGGTCGCAG GTATTGAAGCTAGGGGTTTTATATTTGGCCCTCCCATTGCATTGGCTATTGGGGCAAAGTTTGTTCCTATGAGAAAGCCCAATAAGTTGCCTG GGGAGGTTATTTCGGAAGAGTATTCTTTGGAGTATGGAACAGACACAATGGAGATGCATGTAGGGGCTGTACAAGCAGGAGAACGTGCACTGGTAATAGACGATCTCATTGCAACTGGGGGAACCTTGTGTGCTGCACTCAGGCTACTTG AGCGTGTTGGAGTGCATGTGGTCGAGTGTGCATGTGTCATTGAATTGCCAGAGCTGAAG GGCCGGGACCGATTGGGAGACAAACCGTTGTTCGTTCTTGTTAACGCAGCTTGA
- the LOC132191023 gene encoding transcription factor RSL2-like, translating into MESLGVGAFPEGEWESFSKMFSAEELDFTPQFLLGHDQHAYDHQDQNSLLYSLGNINSNLQYISQERSYCGSHENYYFGDAKHIHIPVVANDTCVMDEKIINIGSFFPSFPDIVMGDDHDRDQTTAAFVDDGGPEDIAISGGELVQKRKFDVPECRTKEEDKTSKNTRKKPRASRNAQKSKRNVKSKKNVQKMSQLEEESNGQSSSGCSSDDDNANSQETSGGATSDSKDSAALNLSGKMRASRGSATDPQSLYARKRRERINERLRILQGLVPNGTKVDISTMLEEAVHYVKFLQLQIKLLSSDEMWMYAPIAYNGMDIGLISQKISPPL; encoded by the exons atggagtctCTTGGTGTTGGAGCTTTTCCTGAGGGAGAATGGGAGTCTTTTAGCAAGATGTTCTCTGCTGAGGAGCTGGATTTCACTCCACAATTTCTGCTGGGGCATGATCAGCATGCATATGATCATCAGGATCAGAATAGTTTGCTTTATTCTTTAGGGAATATCAACTCTAATTTGCAATATATTTCTCAGGAAAGAAGTTATTGTGGTAGCCATGAGAACTACTACTTTGGCGATGCTAAGCATATTCATATTCCAGTCGTGGCAAATGATACTTGTGTGATGgatgagaaaataattaatattggctctttttttccttcctttcctGACATTGTAATGGGTGACGATCATGATCGTGATCAGACGACAGCTGCGTTTGTCGACGACGGCGGGCCAGAAGACATTGCTATTTCTGGCGGCGAGTTGGTGCAAAAAAGGAAGTTTGATGTGCCAGAATGTCgcacaaaagaagaagacaaaacgTCTAAGAATACGAGGAAGAAGCCTCGGGCTTCAAGAAAT GCTCAAAAGAGTAAGAGAAATGTGAAGTCAAAGAAAAATGTCCAGAAGATGAGTCAGCTGGAAGAGGAGAGTAATGGACAGAGCTCTAGTGGGTGCAGCTCAGATGATGATAATGCTAATTCCCAGGAGACTAGTGGAGGAGCAACTTCAGACTCCAAAGATTCTGCTGCTCTCAACTTGAGTGGGAAAATGAGAGCCAGCAGGGGATCAGCAACCGATCCGCAAAGTCTATATGCAAGG aaaagaagagaaaggataAACGAGCGATTGAGAATTTTACAGGGTCTAGTCCCTAATGGAACAAAG GTTGATATCAGCACAATGCTTGAAGAGGCAGTCCATTATGTGAAGTTTTTACAGCTCCAAAtcaag cTTTTAAGCTCCGATGAAATGTGGATGTATGCTCCCATCGCTTACAATGGAATGGATATTGGTCTGATCAGCCAGAAGATATCTCCACCTCTATGA